TAACAACCCTGCTACTTGGTCAACCTTCAACACCGCCATAACCGCATACAATCGCGGTGGTTATGCTGGCGTTGGTTTTGTATTCAATGAAGGTGATGGTCTTGTTGGTGTTGACCTTGACCATTGTTACGATTCAACTATTGGGATTACCGAAACATGGGCTAGTGAGATTCTTATGAGCTTCAAAGGTTTATACATAGAACTATCACCAAGCGGCAAAGGCTTTCGAATTTTTTTGCGAGGCAAGGCGATTCGATGTGGAAAAGGCACATCGAAATAAACAACCCCGCCGCAAGCGGCGGGGTATTTTTGCACTACGGTTCGCACGCTATGCGGCTCACCTTCGTTTTACAGTGCCTTATCAGACACTGTATTTTCGTACGCCGCAAGCGGCGGGGAATATAACCCTCTTAGAGCCTGCTCATAATCTTTTGTCGTGTTACACAAAAATTTTCTGATGGAGCGCTGATGAAAGAGCGTACTACTTACCCCAGCGATATTACCCGTGAGCAATTTGAAGCCATCCGTCCGAAGCTAGAGGGCTTCCGGCGTGTGACAAAGCCGAGGATATTGGATTTGTACGATATTTTTTGCGCAATACTATACGTGCTGAAAAGTGGCTGCCAGTGGCGAATGCTGCCAAAGGACTACCCACCCTTCCACACGGTCTACACATACTTCCGCCAATGGGGCGCGAAGCCATTTGCTGACCAGCCTAGCCTACCTGTTGCGGGAGCAGGTCGTTGCTGCACGGTTGGCCGATGGTCGCACGGAGAAGACCTCGCTCCTAATTGCCGATGCGCAGAGTGTGAAGAACACGGATACCGCAGAGGAAAAGGGTTACGATGCGGGCAAGAAGGTGTCTGGTATCAAACGTCACATTGCCGTGGATACCAATGGGTTCCCTCATTCTATTGCCATCACCACAGCGAATGTAACTGACCGTCAAGGCGCCTTGCTGGCACTGTCTTGCAGCCCGGAAGACGTATCCGAAGTGAAGATGGTGTTGGTCGATAGCGGCTACACTGGGGAGCCGTTCGCCCAAGGGGTGGCGACGATTATTCCCAACGCTGTCGTGGAAGTAGTCAAACGCAACGAACTCCACTCCTTCGTGGTTCTGCCGAAGCGTTGGATCGTTGAGCGTTCCTTTGGCTGGTTGGAAAAATGCCGCCGCCTTTGGAAGAACTGCGAGCGGCTACTGAACAACAGTCTGCAAATGGTCGATTTGGCTTTTTTATACCTGCTGTAGGAGTTACGCAGTTGAATTTTAATCGTTTGATTTCCATGGAAAGGCATCAAATAGGTATCTGATGTAACTGACTGAAAATTTTGAACCTATTTTTCAACTGCGTAACTCCTAATGAGTTTAGGAGTTACGCAGTTGGAAGAGCTGGTAATACGTAAAGAGGGTTCGCCAAATAATCACGAACCGCATTTCGTATAATGCGAGCTTTTGCTTCCAGTTCGCTAATACCGGTACGAAAGAAAAATCGTTCCAGGCGCACAAAGGCACGGATTGCAAATCCGATATGGTTTTGTTGAGCACGTGTACTACGTGCCTGGCAACGCTCAACACCACAATTCTGTTTGAGACTGCGATGATATACTTCAATCATCCAGCTCAATTCTGCCAGGGATTGGCGCGTCATTTCCGTCATGGAAAGATTATTTGTGGCCCAATATTCCTTGCTGCCATCTTTTGCCGCTATCTGGAATACTCGGACCAATCCATAACCTTTTAGATGGACGACCTGTCCTCCTGGTAAAAGATTAATAGTGTTAATCGCACGATTCCCAGTGCGATCGGGATTAACTTGCCGGTTGCATTTCAACCGGGTCAGCCAAGTCCATCCTAACTCACGGATGAACTTAATATTTTTTAAGCTGCCATACCAACTGTCAAATACAACAGCGGATGGCGTAAATCCCCGTTCTTGGGCGGTTTTCAACATTGCCCGGAAATGATCGTTTTTGGTCATATTATCCAGGCTTTTATTATAAATTCGATAATCACAGGGGACGTAACTATCGCCGTCCGTCCAAAGCAGCGTAATCAGGTTGATTCCTGGAACGGTTGCATGATGTTTCCCTGACCAATGATAATTGACCAGGTCGATTTGACGAGCGTAAGGCTTGTCAAGAGTTGAATCATCGATAACCAAAATCCCTTTGGTTTTATCGATGAGGGATTCTACTTCCAGCCACAATTCATCTGAATTGTGGCTCCTTACGGGATAAAAGCCGTGTAAAAGCGTCATGCGCGGGAGGAGCGTTAATTATCGGGGAGACTTTGGCAGCCTCCGTGCAACTATAATTACGCGGGGTGGCGATTAAAAACTGGATGTAATCGTGTGCACTGCATTTTGGATGGTTCATTGTTGTATTTTAACGCAATTGTTTGTCAACTGCGTAACTCCTAGACTTAAAAATACCAGTCGAATGTCAACAACGTAGCACTGCTGCATATGGGCAGGGATACGATAGAGGGCATTTAGTACCAGCTAATCATTTAGACTCTTCAGATAATTCGATAATTGCAAGCAATACAATAACTAATATTTTGCCTCAGCAATCAGTGATGAATCGCGGCGCATGGTTAATGACCGAAGAAATAATTGAGTGCTATCGAGATATTTCAAATTTGGAAGTTATTGGTGGCCCGATTTGGGGTAATGACGAATTTAAGTTTTACGTATACCTGGGCGTGGTAAAAAAATGGCATTTCCACCAAAATTTTTTGGGTGGGATACCCCAACTATTTTGTGGATCGCGAAATGCCGTTTTTTTACTGTGCCTTGAATTACTCCTCCATCTTTTCAACCCCGCCTTTTAAATGCCTTTTTATTATTAAACGCCTTTTCCTTGAACAAAGCCTCAGCGGGTTTTTTTCAGACCCCTTTGGGTTGTATGCCCGTTTCTTATTTCAGCCCTTGTAGAGCCTCCCGGGAAGTCATGGGGCATTCTTCCTGGTACCTGTCGAAGTCACGAACATGCGTGGACTGTTTTTTATCTTTTCATCCTGAAAAAAGCAGCACCAAAGGTT
This sequence is a window from Gammaproteobacteria bacterium. Protein-coding genes within it:
- a CDS encoding hypothetical protein (Evidence 5 : Unknown function), with protein sequence MEKAHRNKQPRRKRRGIFALRFARYAAHLRFTVPYQTLYFRTPQAAGNITLLEPAHNLLSCYTKIF
- a CDS encoding transposase; its protein translation is MAASGECCQRTTHPSTRSTHTSANGARSHLLTSLAYLLREQVVAARLADGRTEKTSLLIADAQSVKNTDTAEEKGYDAGKKVSGIKRHIAVDTNGFPHSIAITTANVTDRQGALLALSCSPEDVSEVKMVLVDSGYTGEPFAQGVATIIPNAVVEVVKRNELHSFVVLPKRWIVERSFGWLEKCRRLWKNCERLLNNSLQMVDLAFLYLL
- a CDS encoding hypothetical protein (Evidence 5 : Unknown function) gives rise to the protein MPPPLEELRAATEQQSANGRFGFFIPAVGVTQLNFNRLISMERHQIGI
- a CDS encoding transposase is translated as MTLLHGFYPVRSHNSDELWLEVESLIDKTKGILVIDDSTLDKPYARQIDLVNYHWSGKHHATVPGINLITLLWTDGDSYVPCDYRIYNKSLDNMTKNDHFRAMLKTAQERGFTPSAVVFDSWYGSLKNIKFIRELGWTWLTRLKCNRQVNPDRTGNRAINTINLLPGGQVVHLKGYGLVRVFQIAAKDGSKEYWATNNLSMTEMTRQSLAELSWMIEVYHRSLKQNCGVERCQARSTRAQQNHIGFAIRAFVRLERFFFRTGISELEAKARIIRNAVRDYLANPLYVLPALPTA
- a CDS encoding hypothetical protein (Evidence 5 : Unknown function), which codes for MNRGAWLMTEEIIECYRDISNLEVIGGPIWGNDEFKFYVYLGVVKKWHFHQNFLGGIPQLFCGSRNAVFLLCLELLLHLFNPAF